One region of Lathamus discolor isolate bLatDis1 chromosome 2, bLatDis1.hap1, whole genome shotgun sequence genomic DNA includes:
- the UTP23 gene encoding rRNA-processing protein UTP23 homolog — MKLTRQKHAKKNMGFYRNNFSFREPFQVLLDGTFCQAALRNKIQIREQLPGYLGGAVQLCTTRCVLKELQSLGKALYGAKLIAQSFQVRNCSHHKDPVSGSGCLLSMIEEGNPHHFFIATQDQDLANKVKKKAGIPLLFIIQNTMVLDKPSTKSLAVVQKLQTNQLVPEHQKQSIVQLKEQEGLAKQGGEKRRKRKRAGGPNPLSCLKKKKKKTQEGQEPSSEKKKRRKRKRNRVKAEAVQSVQKNEEE, encoded by the exons ATGAAGCTGACGCGGCAGAAGCACGCCAAGAAGAACATGGGCTTCTACAGGAACAACTTCAGCTTCCGCGAGCCGTTCCAGGTGCTGCTGGACGGCACCTTCTGCCAGGCCGCGCTCCGCAACAAGATCCAGATCCGCGAGCAGCTGCCCGGCTACCTCGGCGGCGCCGTGCAGCTCTGCACCACACG ATGTGTTCTAAAGGAACTGCAGTCATTGGGAAAAGCTCTTTATGGAGCAAAATTAATTGCCCAAAGTTTTCAAGTTCGAAACTGTTCTCACCACAAGGATCCTGTGAGTGGTTCAGGATGTTTACTTTCCATGATTGAAGAAGGCAACCCTCATCACTTCTTTATTGCTACACAG GACCAGGATTTAGcaaacaaagtgaaaaagaagGCTGGCATTCCCCTCCTCTTTATTATTCAGAACACCATGGTGCTAGACAAACCTTCTACTAAATCTTTGGCAGTTGTTCAAAAGTTGCAGACAAATCAGCTTGTTCCAGAGCACCAAAAACAAAGTATTGTGCAGCTTAAAGAACAAGAAGGACTAGCAAAGCAAGGAggtgaaaagagaagaaaacgtAAAAGGGCAGGCGGCCCCAATCCCCTCAGctgtctgaagaagaaaaagaagaaaacacaggaggGTCAGGAGCCTTCttctgagaagaagaaaagaagaaaaagaaaacgaaATAGAGTTAAAGCAGAAGCTGTGCAGTCAGTGCAGAAGAATGAAGAAGAGTAA